One segment of Methanobrevibacter oralis DNA contains the following:
- a CDS encoding HemK2/MTQ2 family protein methyltransferase, with product MDFIINTHDNVYVPAEDSYLLADNLQINEGQSVLEIGTGTGIVAMYASKLTNDITVTDINFDACELAKTNFKLNKINNIEILFGNLFEPVGNRKFDVILFNTPYLPTEEGDIIEDTINYAFDGGLNGRKIIDLFLYEVKNHLNDGGIVQLIQSSLSDNEKTLNILYELGFIAEIVKKEHFFFEDITLINGYFIK from the coding sequence ATGGACTTTATAATTAATACCCATGATAATGTTTATGTTCCTGCTGAAGATAGTTATTTATTAGCAGATAATTTGCAAATAAATGAAGGTCAAAGTGTTTTAGAAATTGGAACTGGAACTGGAATTGTTGCAATGTATGCTTCTAAATTAACTAATGACATAACCGTTACAGATATCAATTTTGATGCTTGTGAGCTAGCTAAAACAAATTTTAAATTGAATAAAATCAATAACATCGAAATACTCTTTGGAAACTTGTTTGAGCCCGTTGGAAATAGAAAGTTTGATGTAATTTTATTTAATACTCCATATCTACCGACTGAAGAAGGTGATATTATAGAAGACACCATAAATTATGCTTTTGACGGTGGATTAAATGGAAGAAAAATTATTGATTTATTTTTATACGAAGTGAAGAATCATTTAAATGATGGGGGAATTGTCCAGCTAATTCAATCTTCACTTTCAGATAATGAAAAAACATTAAATATTTTATATGAATTAGGATTCATTGCAGAAATTGTAAAAAAAGAGCATTTTTTCTTTGAAGATATAACATTAATAAATGGATATTTTATTAAATAA
- the dapF gene encoding diaminopimelate epimerase → MDLKGLKFSKMHGIGNDFSIIDESEGIVIPESDKAEVCRFLCHRNFGVGGDGVLFVESSEVADIGYRMFNPDGSEAEMCGNGIRCFADFVYRKNILKQEKMTVETKAGIKTIEISLENDEPVLFKVDMGISTFKTPEIPMNSDLDEFIGGKLKVLDRIFDLTAISVGNPHAIIFVDDVDEVDINKYGPAIETHEFFPEKINVHFVEAISKNEGKMITWERGAGVTLACGTGATSTVIVGYKLGLFDENILLHLPGGDLNFNIYEKEKAIGAFMEGPATLVFDGEF, encoded by the coding sequence ATGGATTTAAAAGGATTAAAATTTTCTAAAATGCATGGAATTGGTAATGATTTTTCTATAATCGATGAAAGTGAGGGGATAGTCATACCTGAAAGTGATAAAGCTGAAGTTTGTAGATTTTTATGCCATAGAAACTTTGGTGTAGGTGGAGATGGAGTTCTATTTGTAGAATCCTCTGAAGTAGCTGATATTGGATATAGAATGTTTAATCCAGATGGAAGTGAAGCTGAAATGTGTGGAAATGGCATAAGATGCTTTGCTGATTTTGTATATCGTAAAAATATTTTAAAACAGGAAAAAATGACTGTTGAAACTAAAGCAGGAATCAAAACGATTGAAATTTCATTAGAAAATGATGAACCTGTGCTATTTAAAGTTGACATGGGCATATCCACTTTTAAAACTCCTGAAATTCCAATGAATTCTGATTTAGATGAGTTTATAGGAGGTAAATTAAAAGTACTTGATCGTATTTTTGATTTAACAGCTATTAGTGTTGGAAACCCTCATGCAATTATTTTCGTCGATGATGTAGATGAAGTTGATATTAATAAATATGGTCCAGCTATTGAAACTCATGAATTTTTTCCAGAAAAAATAAATGTTCACTTTGTTGAAGCTATATCTAAAAATGAGGGTAAAATGATAACTTGGGAACGTGGTGCTGGAGTTACATTAGCTTGTGGAACTGGAGCGACTTCAACTGTTATTGTAGGTTATAAATTAGGACTTTTCGATGAAAATATTTTACTGCATTTACCTGGAGGAGACTTAAACTTTAATATTTATGAAAAAGAAAAAGCAATAGGGGCATTTATGGAAGGTCCTGCAACACTTGTTTTTGATGGGGAATTTTAA